The Porphyrobacter sp. HT-58-2 genome has a window encoding:
- a CDS encoding site-specific DNA-methyltransferase: MSVTEKVKSRAKSVAKTQEIARAPDLPLGRILPGDCIEAMRSLPSASVDLVFADPPYNLQLGGDLNRPDGSHVDAVTDHWDRFDSMAVYDKFTREWLTEARRVLKPDGALWVIGSYHNIFRVGAILQDLGFWILNDIVWRKTNPMPNFKGTRFTNAHETLIWASMGEKARYHFNYRAMKTLNDELQMRSDWVLPICAGAERLKENGRKAHPTQKPEALLYRVLLATTEKGDVVLDPFFGTGTTGAVAKRLGREWIGCEREDFYRSVAEKRIARELPLDESALTTMQSPRTAPKVAFGAVVENGLIPPGSTVFDKKRRWIATVRADGSLECQGKTGSIHGLGKELQGAPSCNGWSFWHYETAGDVQPIDAARQLYLLASED, encoded by the coding sequence GTGAGTGTGACAGAAAAGGTGAAGTCGCGGGCAAAAAGCGTTGCAAAGACGCAGGAAATTGCGCGCGCGCCGGATCTGCCGTTAGGCCGCATCCTGCCTGGCGACTGCATCGAAGCTATGCGCTCGCTGCCTTCGGCAAGTGTCGATCTGGTCTTCGCCGATCCGCCCTACAACCTGCAACTGGGCGGCGATTTGAACCGCCCCGACGGCAGCCATGTCGATGCCGTGACCGACCATTGGGACAGGTTCGATTCCATGGCAGTCTATGACAAATTCACCCGCGAATGGCTGACCGAAGCACGCCGCGTGTTGAAGCCGGATGGCGCCTTGTGGGTGATCGGCTCCTACCACAACATTTTCCGCGTCGGTGCGATCCTCCAGGATCTGGGCTTCTGGATCCTCAACGATATCGTCTGGCGCAAGACCAACCCCATGCCCAATTTCAAGGGTACCCGCTTTACCAATGCGCACGAGACCCTGATCTGGGCGAGCATGGGCGAGAAGGCGCGCTACCACTTCAATTACCGCGCCATGAAGACCTTGAACGATGAACTTCAGATGCGTTCGGACTGGGTGCTGCCCATCTGCGCGGGGGCGGAGCGGTTGAAGGAAAACGGCAGGAAAGCGCATCCGACCCAGAAGCCGGAGGCGTTGCTTTACCGTGTGCTGCTGGCGACCACCGAAAAGGGCGACGTGGTGCTCGATCCGTTCTTCGGCACCGGCACCACCGGCGCGGTCGCCAAGCGGCTTGGCCGTGAGTGGATCGGTTGCGAGCGCGAGGATTTCTACCGCAGTGTCGCCGAAAAGCGCATCGCCAGGGAACTGCCGCTCGATGAAAGCGCGCTCACCACGATGCAATCGCCCCGCACCGCGCCCAAGGTGGCCTTCGGCGCGGTGGTCGAGAACGGGCTGATCCCGCCGGGCAGCACTGTGTTCGACAAGAAGCGCCGCTGGATCGCAACCGTGCGCGCCGACGGCAGTCTGGAATGTCAGGGCAAGACCGGATCGATCCACGGGCTCGGCAAGGAATTGCAGGGCGCGCCCTCATGCAACGGCTGGTCTTTCTGGCACTATGAGACGGCGGGCGACGTCCAGCCGATCGATGCAGCGCGCCAGCTGTACCTGCTGGCTTCGGAAGACTAG
- a CDS encoding PQQ-dependent sugar dehydrogenase, with product MTLSSRLLAALSIPALALASCANAETGETAPTPVAVEGAPFAMAAMATFEEPWAMAFAPGTPVLFVTEKAGTLKFLDTASGQIGTVSGLPKVDYGGQGGLGDIAFLPSETSETLDRRTIYLSWAEAGEGDTRGAVVGKGALVCGEAESCTIEGLSVIWRQSPKVTGRGHYSHRLSISPDGRYLFVASGERQKMQPAQDTTNNLGTIVRLNLDGTPAAGNPMAEKGGVTAEIWSYGHRNILGMDWDAQGRLWEVEHGPAGGDELNLVMPGANYGWPVRSNGDHYNGDPIPDHDPADGFAQPALSWTPVIAPGDMVVYKGGMFPGWEGRALMVGLGSQALVEVALEGETAREIARWEFDNRLRAMAVGPDGALWIAENGKGGKVLKLVAQ from the coding sequence ATGACCCTCTCATCCCGATTGCTCGCTGCACTTTCCATCCCGGCTCTTGCGCTGGCAAGCTGTGCGAATGCCGAAACCGGGGAAACCGCGCCCACGCCGGTGGCGGTCGAAGGCGCGCCTTTCGCGATGGCCGCAATGGCCACCTTCGAAGAGCCTTGGGCAATGGCCTTTGCGCCCGGGACGCCGGTGCTGTTCGTGACCGAAAAGGCAGGAACGCTGAAGTTCCTCGATACCGCAAGCGGGCAGATCGGCACCGTCAGCGGCTTGCCGAAGGTCGACTATGGCGGCCAGGGCGGGCTTGGCGACATCGCTTTTCTGCCGTCGGAAACCTCCGAGACTCTCGACCGCCGCACGATCTATCTCAGCTGGGCCGAAGCCGGTGAGGGCGACACCCGCGGCGCTGTCGTCGGCAAGGGCGCGCTGGTGTGCGGAGAGGCGGAAAGTTGCACCATCGAAGGCCTCAGTGTGATCTGGCGTCAAAGCCCCAAGGTGACGGGACGCGGGCATTATTCGCACCGCCTAAGCATCTCGCCCGACGGCAGATATCTCTTTGTGGCGAGCGGCGAGCGGCAGAAGATGCAGCCCGCGCAGGACACCACCAACAACCTCGGCACGATCGTGCGCCTCAACCTCGACGGCACACCCGCCGCAGGCAATCCGATGGCCGAAAAGGGCGGCGTAACGGCTGAGATCTGGTCGTACGGCCATCGCAACATTCTCGGCATGGATTGGGATGCGCAAGGCCGCCTGTGGGAAGTCGAACATGGCCCGGCTGGCGGGGATGAACTCAACCTCGTCATGCCCGGCGCCAATTACGGCTGGCCGGTGCGATCCAACGGCGATCATTACAACGGCGATCCGATCCCCGATCACGATCCGGCTGACGGCTTTGCCCAACCCGCGCTCAGCTGGACCCCGGTGATCGCGCCGGGCGACATGGTTGTCTACAAGGGCGGGATGTTCCCCGGCTGGGAAGGCCGCGCGCTGATGGTCGGCCTCGGCTCGCAGGCGCTGGTCGAGGTCGCATTGGAAGGCGAAACCGCGCGTGAGATTGCTCGCTGGGAGTTCGACAACCGCCTCAGGGCGATGGCCGTCGGCCCGGACGGCGCGCTGTGGATCGCCGAGAATGGCAAGGGCGGCAAGGTGCTGAAGCTCGTCGCGCAATGA
- a CDS encoding ribonuclease HII produces the protein MLGVTPGFSVTGEPLVIGVDEAGRGPLAGPVVAAAVLLHGAIPAGLDDSKRLSAKRRAALDQAIRSGCCWAVAVVEPEEIDRVNIFQATMLAMTRAVASLTGALGAAPREVLIDGNMTPQGRCADWDWPARAIVGGDGIEPCISAASIIAKEWRDRLMLEAAQVHPHYGWERNKGYGTAEHMEALRLHGPTPLHRRSFAPVSQLSLI, from the coding sequence ATGCTGGGGGTCACTCCGGGTTTCAGCGTCACGGGGGAACCGCTCGTGATCGGGGTCGACGAGGCAGGCCGCGGGCCGCTCGCCGGGCCGGTCGTTGCCGCGGCAGTCCTGTTGCACGGAGCGATACCGGCAGGTCTCGACGATTCCAAGCGCCTTTCCGCCAAGCGCCGCGCCGCGCTTGATCAGGCAATCCGTTCGGGTTGTTGCTGGGCGGTGGCAGTGGTCGAGCCGGAGGAGATCGATCGGGTCAACATCTTCCAGGCGACCATGCTCGCCATGACCCGGGCTGTGGCCAGCCTGACAGGCGCGCTGGGCGCCGCGCCGCGCGAGGTTCTGATCGACGGCAACATGACGCCGCAGGGTCGCTGCGCCGACTGGGACTGGCCGGCCCGCGCAATCGTGGGCGGGGATGGAATTGAACCCTGCATCTCGGCCGCTTCGATCATCGCCAAGGAATGGCGCGACCGGCTGATGCTCGAAGCGGCGCAGGTACACCCGCATTACGGATGGGAGCGCAACAAGGGCTATGGGACGGCCGAGCATATGGAGGCCTTGCGTCTGCATGGGCCGACGCCGCTCCACCGCCGCAGTTTCGCACCGGTCTCGCAGTTGTCGCTGATCTAA
- a CDS encoding outer membrane protein, whose product MTMKNKLGLIAAGAAAMALFPAAASAKEGPYIGLSGGLVLPGDSNNSGAFDATVPATDDFGAIPADTPLGWNTEFDNGYAINGQIGYAFDNGFRVELEGSYTRYDVDRHSGLTVGGANIDGVDVAVLTRGAPAATNPTVGAVIADGRGRVSNFGLFGNVFYDINTGSSFKPYVGAGIGYQWADIQFRPSGVDVADDNDGGFAYQLMAGASFALSDNAEIFGQYTWRDRTDTAEVPLNLLPATLGVETGQSIISAGVRVKFGR is encoded by the coding sequence ATGACCATGAAGAACAAGCTCGGCCTGATCGCCGCGGGTGCCGCCGCGATGGCCCTGTTCCCCGCAGCGGCTTCGGCAAAGGAAGGCCCCTATATCGGCCTGAGCGGTGGCCTTGTGCTGCCCGGTGACAGCAACAACAGCGGCGCTTTCGACGCGACCGTTCCTGCGACCGACGATTTCGGCGCGATCCCGGCCGACACTCCGCTGGGCTGGAACACCGAGTTCGACAACGGCTACGCCATCAACGGCCAGATCGGCTATGCTTTCGATAACGGTTTCCGGGTTGAGCTGGAAGGCTCCTACACCCGTTATGACGTCGATCGTCATTCGGGTCTGACCGTCGGCGGCGCCAACATCGACGGCGTTGATGTGGCCGTTCTCACCCGCGGTGCACCGGCTGCTACCAACCCGACCGTTGGTGCGGTGATCGCCGATGGCCGGGGCCGGGTTTCGAACTTTGGCCTGTTCGGCAACGTGTTCTACGACATCAACACCGGCTCTTCGTTCAAGCCCTATGTCGGCGCCGGCATCGGTTACCAGTGGGCTGACATTCAGTTCCGTCCTTCGGGCGTGGACGTGGCCGACGACAATGACGGCGGCTTTGCCTACCAGCTGATGGCGGGTGCGAGCTTCGCCTTGTCGGACAATGCGGAAATCTTCGGCCAGTACACCTGGCGCGATCGCACCGACACCGCCGAAGTGCCGCTCAACCTGCTGCCCGCCACGCTGGGTGTGGAAACTGGCCAGTCGATCATTTCGGCCGGGGTGCGGGTGAAGTTCGGCCGCTAA
- a CDS encoding GNAT family N-acetyltransferase gives MNAATPAASAATLIPLEAVEPAMIEEVLDRAFGPDRHARTAYRIREGMGWLPGLSLAALDENDMLVATIQCWPIGLQTKQGQVPLVMVGPVAVVPERQGEGFGIGLMSAMIAEDARLAASGGAALPQVLIGDAEYYGRWGFSAAMTGGWRCPGPYEPHRLLARGHALAAMPAEGMLGPWEG, from the coding sequence ATGAATGCAGCAACGCCCGCGGCCAGCGCCGCGACCCTGATCCCGCTCGAAGCGGTCGAACCCGCCATGATCGAGGAGGTGCTGGACCGTGCCTTCGGGCCAGATCGCCACGCCCGCACTGCCTATCGCATCCGCGAAGGCATGGGCTGGCTTCCGGGCCTGAGCCTTGCCGCGCTCGATGAAAACGACATGCTGGTGGCGACGATCCAGTGCTGGCCGATCGGCCTGCAGACAAAGCAGGGTCAGGTGCCGCTTGTGATGGTCGGCCCCGTCGCGGTCGTGCCGGAACGGCAGGGCGAAGGCTTCGGCATCGGCTTGATGAGCGCGATGATCGCCGAGGATGCGCGGCTTGCGGCTTCCGGAGGCGCTGCGCTCCCGCAGGTGCTGATCGGGGATGCGGAATATTACGGGCGCTGGGGCTTTTCCGCAGCCATGACCGGGGGGTGGCGCTGCCCCGGCCCCTATGAACCGCACCGCCTGCTTGCCCGCGGCCATGCCCTGGCCGCCATGCCCGCCGAAGGAATGCTGGGCCCCTGGGAGGGGTGA